In Synechococcus sp. A18-25c, a single window of DNA contains:
- a CDS encoding tetratricopeptide repeat protein: MVISAIICPVSQEKIMLQLQVAISRHNQGDLDQAEEIYKQVLSDDAENPYALRFLGCLQSSRGCHHSAISLLRQATRVSAMDPECWFSLGNAYKSDYRFEDAVASYRMAEECGSLNPHVFNNWGRCLQEMSRQQESISVLEKSVALDSSCFGAWLALGNGWRELGNVSRAIFCYKKSIIASPSFADAYLNLGSLLKDEGEYEAALDNYRKAIKLKPDFVQAYFCLANALNEQGDIEAALDNYHKAIELNPDFAQAYFCLANVLTENGDFEEALDSYRKAIEIMPDFVQAYFNLANGLKKKGVIEEALDSYQKAIELKPNYVQAYFNLANLLIDEGRVLEALENYQKVIELDPNFASAYLNLGALLKEQGKLEDAILNYRKAIAVNPDYADAYFNLGLVLKEVGELAAAAEAYAQYYRLKPIAKSLSLPSLDSKQSFGTLLQIKVPESVELIPSYVSATIPFGMHLIYVHIPKTGGIRFSNPIFECMQRMLFSGGWENYQDLIAIANIQKNFSLLVSHRIDSVSMRDGIVAALSSYDITSLDFSFLTSHGVSSRELSLAMRDHFNAQPLRIATWRDPMSRLRSALDYWYRLSEGDLELVKQKIDQKDPFLDNAIYRGCYSDFSFQLSPDELHEAQIDYLIDIGDFSVMNQIMSCFLSRCRLPNIIINKRVNVTPFKQKIDLALSDSLIMQCVDSDFLTRDSSSGILKMVSSGLPAAFVMEFDPHLTSFHPLTFIVNGTTDVTTSMHNWLLPTEYLTTDEGQVFLQKIFS, translated from the coding sequence ATGGTAATTTCAGCAATTATTTGTCCGGTGAGTCAAGAAAAAATCATGCTGCAGTTGCAAGTAGCAATTTCGCGGCACAATCAGGGAGATTTGGATCAGGCAGAAGAAATTTACAAGCAAGTCCTTTCTGATGACGCTGAAAATCCCTATGCATTGAGATTTCTGGGCTGTTTGCAATCTTCTCGAGGGTGTCATCATTCCGCAATTTCGCTTTTGCGGCAAGCTACAAGAGTCTCTGCGATGGATCCAGAGTGTTGGTTCAGCTTGGGAAATGCATATAAATCTGATTACAGGTTTGAAGATGCAGTGGCTTCTTATCGCATGGCCGAAGAGTGTGGATCTTTAAATCCTCATGTTTTTAATAATTGGGGGAGATGTTTGCAAGAGATGTCTCGGCAGCAAGAGTCGATATCAGTTCTGGAGAAGTCGGTAGCTCTCGATAGTAGTTGTTTTGGGGCATGGTTGGCACTCGGCAATGGCTGGAGAGAGCTTGGCAATGTATCGCGAGCTATCTTTTGCTACAAGAAGTCAATTATTGCATCTCCTTCCTTTGCCGATGCATATTTAAACCTCGGTAGTCTTCTTAAAGACGAGGGGGAGTACGAGGCAGCGCTTGACAATTATCGCAAGGCAATCAAGCTAAAGCCGGATTTTGTGCAAGCTTATTTTTGTTTGGCAAATGCGCTGAATGAGCAGGGAGATATTGAGGCAGCGCTTGACAATTATCACAAGGCAATCGAGCTAAATCCGGATTTTGCGCAAGCTTACTTTTGTCTGGCAAATGTGCTGACTGAGAATGGGGATTTTGAGGAAGCCCTTGACAGTTATCGGAAAGCAATTGAGATAATGCCTGATTTTGTGCAAGCTTATTTTAATTTGGCAAATGGGTTGAAAAAGAAGGGAGTTATCGAGGAAGCTCTTGACAGTTATCAGAAAGCAATTGAGCTAAAACCAAATTATGTGCAAGCTTATTTTAATTTGGCAAACTTATTGATTGATGAGGGAAGAGTTCTGGAAGCTCTTGAAAATTATCAGAAAGTGATTGAGCTAGATCCCAATTTTGCAAGTGCTTATCTAAATTTGGGCGCTTTGCTGAAGGAACAGGGAAAACTAGAGGATGCTATATTAAATTATCGGAAGGCGATTGCAGTAAACCCAGATTACGCGGACGCATACTTTAACTTAGGTCTTGTATTGAAGGAAGTGGGGGAGTTGGCTGCTGCTGCGGAAGCTTATGCCCAGTATTATCGATTAAAACCAATTGCAAAGAGTCTATCCCTTCCTTCTCTTGATTCCAAGCAATCTTTCGGCACTTTATTGCAGATAAAGGTGCCTGAAAGCGTTGAGCTTATTCCTTCTTATGTTTCAGCCACTATTCCTTTCGGCATGCACTTGATTTATGTGCACATCCCCAAGACCGGGGGTATCCGTTTCTCAAATCCTATCTTTGAGTGTATGCAACGTATGCTTTTTAGTGGAGGCTGGGAGAATTACCAGGATCTCATTGCCATTGCTAATATACAGAAAAACTTTTCTTTACTGGTCAGTCATCGGATTGATTCCGTCTCGATGCGAGATGGGATTGTCGCAGCTCTATCTTCTTACGATATTACCTCACTTGACTTTTCATTCTTGACTTCTCATGGCGTCTCTTCTCGTGAGCTTTCCTTGGCGATGAGGGATCATTTCAATGCGCAGCCTCTTCGCATCGCAACTTGGAGGGATCCTATGAGCCGCCTACGATCAGCTCTGGACTATTGGTATAGGTTGTCTGAGGGAGATTTGGAACTTGTGAAACAGAAGATTGATCAAAAAGATCCTTTTTTAGACAATGCGATCTATCGTGGCTGTTATAGTGATTTCTCATTTCAGCTGTCGCCTGATGAGCTGCATGAAGCCCAGATCGACTATCTGATTGATATTGGAGACTTCTCCGTGATGAACCAGATCATGAGCTGTTTCCTCTCTAGATGTCGTCTTCCTAATATCATTATCAACAAAAGGGTGAATGTCACCCCTTTTAAACAAAAAATAGATTTAGCTCTTTCTGATTCTTTGATTATGCAGTGCGTGGATTCCGACTTCCTGACACGAGATTCTAGTTCTGGTATTCTCAAGATGGTTTCTAGTGGATTACCAGCAGCGTTCGTTATGGAATTCGATCCACACTTAACTTCTTTTCATCCCCTGACTTTTATTGTCAATGGGACAACTGATGTCACGACTTCAATGCACAATTGGTTGCTCCCAACAGAGTATTTAACTACTGACGAAGGGCAAGTATTTTTGCAGAAAATTTTCTCTTGA
- a CDS encoding tetratricopeptide repeat protein has protein sequence MDLDNAECIFKQILAQNPKEPNALHLIGCIYKDLGQYELAAQMIQASIREDDRSPIPFLNLGKILVIVGQHENAISIFQESLKRNQGNAEAWFCIGNSLKQIMKLEESKQSYRNALQLDPSHVGAASNLGAILTNEGEFDQAEHLFLKALEHTPGDIIIRNNYGKLLFDKGQYDAAINQYQCALSYAPQYPELHYNLGNACVENRNFGKAIICYRRSIELKPDLADAYLNLGVVLNIEGSVDEAIINYRKVIELKPDLADAYLNLGGVLKDKGCVEEAIANYLKAIELNPDLADAYLNLGAVLKDKGCVEEAIVNYRKAIEVKPDFAVAKQALMLCLAENGIRESVSLEDYQACRALVEQAGILIAAYASFEQIPSSRRSINSWIEDKNAGYFQGQMFATVFVNLPWVKSKHFKEISGSLIPEPGDGYLDAVDACLSSVPTLQIRMSQAPVISSLVESVARRKGDLIDVIDVGGWSGNALFLSGFNDSWDAVNSWTVVETHAVCAPAREQLPRLLESLPEESGGKKNLVKLSFEELNSFYTASSASRKPDLIWSSTAQHYNANFPCDLDALLSFGADLVYLDTLPYLSSSCSALNVCEFTELRVADQMVSFLMSLKYLKELIAEAALKHGYSFKVWDQHIEPKLVFWQPQENDSSLPNIVQKDAKPLLMKVCSIRFDKLD, from the coding sequence ATGGATCTTGATAATGCCGAGTGTATTTTTAAACAGATTCTTGCTCAAAATCCGAAGGAGCCGAATGCCCTTCATTTGATTGGCTGTATTTATAAAGACCTTGGACAGTACGAGCTCGCTGCTCAGATGATCCAGGCATCTATAAGAGAAGACGATAGAAGTCCAATTCCCTTTCTTAATTTAGGTAAAATTCTTGTTATAGTTGGTCAGCATGAGAATGCTATTAGTATTTTTCAGGAGTCATTGAAGAGAAATCAAGGTAATGCTGAGGCTTGGTTTTGTATTGGTAATTCTCTTAAGCAAATCATGAAATTAGAGGAATCCAAGCAGTCGTATCGAAATGCATTGCAATTAGATCCTTCTCATGTTGGAGCAGCATCTAACTTGGGGGCGATACTCACCAATGAAGGTGAGTTCGATCAGGCGGAGCACTTGTTTTTAAAAGCCCTTGAACATACCCCTGGCGATATTATTATTAGGAATAATTATGGAAAATTATTATTTGATAAGGGGCAGTACGACGCGGCAATTAATCAGTATCAATGTGCTCTTTCGTATGCGCCACAGTATCCTGAGCTCCACTACAACCTTGGTAATGCATGCGTCGAAAATCGAAACTTTGGCAAAGCTATCATATGTTATCGAAGGTCGATTGAGCTTAAGCCGGATTTAGCTGATGCGTATTTGAATCTGGGAGTTGTTTTGAATATTGAGGGATCTGTTGACGAAGCGATAATAAATTACCGGAAAGTGATTGAGCTTAAGCCGGATTTAGCTGATGCGTATTTGAATCTGGGCGGTGTGTTGAAGGATAAAGGGTGTGTTGAGGAAGCAATTGCAAATTACCTGAAAGCCATTGAATTGAATCCAGATTTAGCTGATGCGTATTTGAATCTGGGCGCTGTGTTGAAGGATAAAGGGTGTGTTGAGGAAGCAATTGTAAATTACCGGAAAGCGATTGAAGTAAAGCCAGATTTTGCAGTTGCGAAGCAAGCTTTAATGCTATGTCTTGCTGAGAATGGTATTCGAGAGAGTGTTTCATTAGAGGACTATCAGGCTTGCAGAGCGTTAGTTGAGCAGGCAGGCATTCTGATCGCTGCTTATGCATCTTTTGAGCAGATCCCATCAAGCAGGCGGTCGATTAATTCCTGGATTGAGGACAAAAATGCTGGTTATTTCCAAGGACAGATGTTTGCCACTGTTTTTGTCAATTTGCCTTGGGTGAAGTCAAAACATTTTAAAGAGATAAGCGGTTCGTTGATTCCAGAGCCTGGCGATGGCTACTTAGATGCTGTTGACGCTTGTTTGTCTTCAGTCCCGACTTTGCAAATTCGGATGTCTCAAGCGCCTGTAATTTCTTCTTTGGTGGAATCTGTCGCTCGAAGGAAAGGAGATCTCATTGACGTAATTGACGTGGGTGGATGGTCAGGCAATGCTCTGTTTCTTTCGGGATTTAACGATTCTTGGGATGCTGTGAACTCTTGGACCGTAGTGGAAACCCATGCTGTTTGTGCTCCTGCGCGTGAGCAGTTGCCTCGACTGCTTGAATCTTTGCCAGAAGAGTCGGGAGGAAAAAAAAATCTTGTTAAGCTTTCTTTTGAAGAGCTTAACTCATTTTATACTGCCTCTAGTGCTTCGCGTAAACCAGATTTAATCTGGTCAAGCACTGCGCAGCATTATAATGCTAACTTTCCTTGTGATTTGGATGCTTTGCTTTCATTTGGGGCGGATTTAGTTTATCTCGATACACTTCCTTATTTGTCAAGTTCCTGCTCAGCTTTGAACGTTTGTGAATTTACCGAATTAAGGGTTGCTGACCAGATGGTATCTTTTCTAATGAGTTTAAAATACTTGAAAGAATTGATTGCAGAAGCAGCTTTGAAACACGGTTACTCTTTTAAAGTTTGGGATCAGCATATTGAGCCAAAATTAGTTTTTTGGCAGCCGCAGGAAAACGATAGTTCACTGCCCAACATTGTGCAAAAAGATGCTAAGCCCTTGCTGATGAAAGTTTGTTCCATTCGTTTTGATAAGTTGGACTGA
- the cysE gene encoding serine O-acetyltransferase, which translates to MLNHLRADLAIIRERDPAARGPLEILLCYPGFQALTLHRLSHRLWRSRLPLKLPARLLSQLGRGLTGVEIHPGATIGHGVFIDHGMGVVIGETAEVGDRCLLYQGVTLGGTGKDHGKRHPTLANNVVIGAGAKVLGAIEVGANTRVGAGSVVVRNVAADCTVVGIPGRVVHQSGVRINPLAHSALPDAEANVIRNLMERIDQLEGQVRSLQDNLRTMAAANGSTLREVRSGKAQNLKDREILEFLGD; encoded by the coding sequence ATGCTTAACCACCTCCGCGCCGACCTGGCGATCATTCGTGAACGGGACCCCGCAGCGCGTGGGCCGCTGGAAATCCTGCTCTGCTATCCAGGCTTCCAAGCCTTGACGCTGCACCGCCTCAGCCACCGGCTGTGGCGCTCCAGGCTGCCCCTAAAGCTGCCAGCCCGCCTGCTCAGCCAACTGGGGCGGGGACTCACTGGCGTGGAAATCCACCCGGGCGCCACCATCGGCCACGGGGTGTTCATCGACCACGGCATGGGTGTCGTGATCGGCGAAACCGCCGAGGTGGGCGACCGCTGCCTGCTGTATCAGGGCGTCACCCTGGGCGGTACGGGTAAAGATCACGGCAAACGGCACCCCACGCTTGCCAACAACGTGGTGATCGGTGCCGGCGCCAAGGTGCTCGGGGCCATTGAAGTGGGCGCCAACACCCGCGTCGGCGCGGGATCCGTGGTGGTGCGCAACGTGGCAGCTGACTGCACGGTTGTGGGTATCCCCGGCCGGGTGGTCCACCAAAGCGGCGTGCGAATCAATCCTCTGGCCCACTCAGCGCTGCCCGATGCTGAAGCCAACGTGATCCGCAACCTGATGGAGCGGATCGATCAGCTAGAGGGCCAGGTGCGCAGCCTCCAGGACAACCTCAGAACCATGGCCGCTGCCAACGGCAGCACCCTGCGCGAGGTGCGAAGCGGCAAAGCCCAGAACCTCAAAGACCGGGAGATCCTGGAGTTTTTGGGGGACTAA
- a CDS encoding GntR family transcriptional regulator produces MRFHIQQESDIPASTQLYNQICFAIAARHYPPGHRLPSTRQLAMQTGLHRNTISKVYRQLETDGVVEAMAGSGIYVRDQQKPREIRSPMTMRNRGVTDIDREVRKCVDGLLNAGCTLQQTRDLLTREIDWRLRCGARVLVSTPREDIGASMLIAEELEPCLDVPVEVVPMEELESVLDSASNGTVVTSRYFLQPVEELAKKHGVRAVAVDLNDFRGELAMLKELRQGSCVGLVSISPGILRAAEVILHSMRGNELLLMTATPDVQSRLLALLRASSHVLCDRPSMPLVEQSLRQNRSQLMRMPQVHCAESYLSGDTIEQLRKEIGLQTS; encoded by the coding sequence GTGCGATTCCACATCCAGCAGGAAAGCGATATCCCCGCGTCGACCCAGCTGTACAACCAGATCTGTTTCGCCATTGCCGCCAGGCACTACCCCCCGGGTCATCGCCTGCCTAGCACCCGTCAGCTGGCGATGCAGACCGGACTGCACCGCAACACGATCAGCAAGGTGTACCGCCAGCTGGAAACCGATGGCGTGGTGGAAGCCATGGCCGGCTCGGGCATCTACGTGCGCGACCAGCAGAAGCCGCGGGAGATCCGCTCGCCGATGACCATGCGCAACCGCGGGGTCACCGACATCGACCGGGAGGTGCGCAAGTGCGTGGATGGACTCCTAAATGCCGGCTGCACCCTGCAGCAGACCCGCGACCTGCTCACCCGTGAAATCGACTGGCGCCTGCGCTGCGGCGCCCGCGTGCTGGTGAGCACCCCCCGGGAAGACATCGGTGCCTCGATGTTGATCGCCGAAGAGCTGGAGCCCTGCTTGGACGTGCCCGTGGAGGTGGTGCCAATGGAGGAGCTGGAAAGCGTGCTGGACAGCGCCAGCAACGGCACGGTGGTGACCAGCCGCTACTTCCTGCAACCCGTAGAAGAGCTGGCCAAAAAACACGGCGTGCGAGCTGTGGCCGTGGATCTCAACGACTTCCGCGGCGAGTTGGCCATGCTCAAGGAGCTGCGCCAAGGCAGCTGCGTAGGCCTGGTGAGCATCAGCCCCGGCATCCTGCGCGCTGCGGAGGTGATCCTGCACAGCATGCGCGGCAACGAACTGCTGCTAATGACCGCAACACCCGATGTGCAGAGCCGCCTGCTGGCCCTACTGCGGGCCTCCAGTCACGTGCTGTGCGATCGCCCGAGTATGCCCCTAGTGGAGCAGAGCCTGCGCCAAAACCGCTCCCAGCTGATGCGCATGCCCCAAGTGCACTGCGCCGAGAGCTACCTGAGCGGCGACACGATCGAGCAGCTGCGCAAGGAGATTGGTCTCCAAACCAGCTGA
- a CDS encoding dienelactone hydrolase family protein: MPVPVTPEIESRWCVVDGGPVPLRCWWSLPKSLRGDKVMTIRNSNQGGTRKEHQRAILVLPEVSGVNAWVRSVADRFASMGVPALAMPLFARTAPQLDLGYGEMQLAQGREHKNATQADELLADLQTAIAWLRRTLEAPNLEITVVGFCFGGHATWLAATLPEVARSFAFYGAGVVQGRPGGGAPTLELLPQVTGAFTCLFGLDDPLIPASDRAAIEAALQVADPEGRRLRAFSFAGADHGFMCDARAAFDDKAASAGWRLLKDSLGLN, encoded by the coding sequence ATGCCAGTTCCCGTCACACCGGAAATCGAGTCCCGTTGGTGCGTGGTGGATGGGGGGCCTGTGCCCTTGCGCTGCTGGTGGTCGCTGCCCAAGTCATTGCGTGGCGATAAGGTGATGACGATACGAAATAGTAACCAGGGCGGTACGAGAAAGGAACATCAACGTGCCATCTTGGTGCTTCCCGAAGTGTCTGGTGTGAATGCTTGGGTGCGCTCCGTGGCCGATCGCTTCGCGTCCATGGGCGTACCTGCCCTGGCGATGCCCCTGTTCGCACGCACGGCTCCTCAGCTCGATCTCGGTTATGGCGAGATGCAACTCGCGCAGGGGCGGGAGCACAAAAACGCCACCCAGGCCGATGAACTTCTGGCCGACCTGCAGACGGCGATCGCTTGGCTCCGGCGCACCCTGGAGGCTCCGAATCTGGAGATCACCGTGGTGGGGTTCTGTTTCGGGGGGCATGCAACTTGGCTGGCCGCCACCCTGCCGGAGGTGGCCCGCAGCTTTGCGTTTTACGGAGCTGGTGTGGTGCAGGGGCGGCCCGGTGGTGGCGCTCCCACCCTCGAGCTCTTGCCGCAGGTCACAGGCGCGTTCACTTGCCTATTCGGCCTCGACGATCCGCTGATTCCCGCCAGCGATCGCGCCGCGATTGAAGCGGCCTTGCAGGTCGCCGATCCAGAAGGGCGACGCCTGCGCGCATTCAGCTTTGCCGGCGCTGATCACGGCTTCATGTGTGACGCCCGCGCTGCCTTTGACGACAAAGCCGCCAGCGCGGGCTGGCGGCTGTTGAAGGACTCGCTTGGCCTTAACTGA
- the infC gene encoding translation initiation factor IF-3 translates to MPPRPRFDRRAPVRELPNINERINYPQLRVVDADGTQLGVIDREQALAVAQERELDLVLVSEKADPPVCRIMDYGKYKFEQEKKAKEAKKKSHQTEVKEVKMRYKIDQHDYDVRIGQAQRFLKAGDKVKCTVIFRGREIQHTALAETLLRRMAKDLEEPAEIQQPPKREGRNMIMFLTPRKTPLVKKDDKDDVANKAVRTITAPPRAVRTVGKPSNNG, encoded by the coding sequence ATGCCACCACGTCCTCGTTTTGACCGCCGCGCTCCCGTTCGGGAGCTTCCCAACATCAACGAACGCATCAATTACCCCCAACTGCGGGTGGTCGATGCTGATGGCACCCAGCTCGGGGTGATCGACCGGGAACAGGCTCTGGCCGTGGCACAGGAGCGAGAGCTCGACCTGGTGTTGGTGAGCGAGAAGGCCGATCCGCCGGTGTGCCGGATCATGGATTACGGCAAATACAAATTCGAACAGGAAAAGAAAGCCAAGGAGGCCAAGAAGAAGTCGCACCAGACCGAAGTGAAGGAGGTCAAGATGCGCTACAAGATCGACCAGCACGACTACGACGTGCGGATCGGTCAGGCCCAGCGCTTTCTCAAGGCCGGCGACAAGGTGAAGTGCACGGTGATTTTCCGCGGCCGCGAGATTCAGCACACCGCTTTGGCTGAAACGCTGCTGCGCCGCATGGCCAAAGACCTGGAGGAACCGGCCGAGATCCAGCAGCCTCCCAAACGGGAAGGCCGCAACATGATCATGTTCCTCACACCTCGCAAAACGCCGCTGGTGAAAAAAGACGACAAAGACGACGTGGCGAACAAAGCGGTGCGCACGATCACCGCACCCCCACGCGCCGTGCGCACCGTGGGCAAACCCAGCAACAACGGCTGA
- the miaA gene encoding tRNA (adenosine(37)-N6)-dimethylallyltransferase MiaA, which produces MPDSSPPAAPDAALDPPLVVVLLGPTASGKTALALELAERFELEILNIDSRQLYAEMDVGTAKPTAAQQARVPHHLLDLRRPDQPITLQEFQQEANEAINGSLQQRGMAFLVGGSGLYLKALTSGLRPPAVPPQPALRQQLANLGQSVCHQLLQEADPAAGQRIAAADAVRTQRALEVLYATGQPMSKQTSAEPPPWRVLELGLNPADLRQRISQRTEELYAGGLLEETRQLKERYGAALPLLQTIGYGEALQVLDGRLNQDRAIRQTTQRTQQFAKRQRTWFRRQHQPHWLGDADALKEATQLIEAGLG; this is translated from the coding sequence ATGCCCGACTCCAGCCCACCTGCAGCGCCCGATGCAGCGCTGGATCCACCACTGGTGGTGGTGCTGCTGGGACCCACCGCCAGCGGCAAGACGGCATTGGCCCTGGAGCTGGCGGAACGCTTCGAACTGGAGATCCTCAACATCGATTCACGCCAGCTTTACGCCGAGATGGATGTGGGCACAGCCAAGCCCACCGCCGCCCAGCAGGCGCGCGTCCCCCATCACCTGCTGGATCTGCGACGCCCCGATCAACCGATCACCCTCCAGGAGTTCCAGCAGGAAGCCAATGAAGCGATCAACGGCAGCCTGCAACAACGCGGCATGGCCTTCCTGGTGGGGGGCAGCGGTTTGTATTTGAAGGCTCTCACCAGTGGCCTGCGCCCTCCGGCCGTTCCACCCCAGCCCGCACTGCGACAGCAGCTGGCCAACCTGGGCCAATCGGTCTGCCATCAATTGCTGCAGGAAGCCGACCCCGCCGCCGGCCAACGCATCGCCGCGGCGGATGCCGTGCGCACCCAGCGAGCCCTGGAGGTGCTTTATGCGACAGGCCAGCCGATGAGCAAGCAGACCAGCGCCGAGCCACCACCCTGGCGGGTGCTGGAACTGGGCCTGAACCCGGCGGATCTGCGCCAGCGCATCAGCCAGCGCACTGAAGAGCTGTATGCGGGTGGCCTGCTGGAGGAAACCCGTCAACTCAAGGAGCGCTACGGCGCCGCGCTGCCATTGCTGCAAACCATCGGCTATGGCGAAGCCCTGCAAGTGCTGGATGGCCGCCTCAACCAGGACCGGGCCATCCGTCAGACCACCCAACGCACCCAGCAATTCGCCAAACGCCAGCGCACCTGGTTCCGGCGTCAGCACCAACCGCATTGGCTGGGAGATGCTGATGCCCTTAAGGAAGCCACCCAGCTGATCGAGGCGGGTCTAGGGTGA
- the gyrB gene encoding DNA topoisomerase (ATP-hydrolyzing) subunit B — protein sequence MSEAAKVQAAYGAEQIQVLEGLEPVRKRPGMYIGSTGPRGLHHLVYEVVDNSVDEALAGHCNEIQVVLAQDGSACITDNGRGIPTDVHPRTGKSALETVLTVLHAGGKFGAGGYKVSGGLHGVGVSVVNALSEWVEVTVRRQSKLHRQRFERGAPIGSLASEDQPADEGGRTGTSVRFKPDIEIFTGGIVFDYATLSARLRELAYLNGGVRIVFRDERESARDAEGNAHEEVYFYEGGIKEYVAYMNAEKDALHPEIIYVNAEKDGVSVEAALQWCVDAYSDSILGFANNIRTVDGGTHIEGLKTVLTRTLNTFARKRGKRKDSDSNLAGENIREGLTAVLSVKVPEPEFEGQTKTKLGNTEVRGIVDSLVGEALSQYLEFNPGVIDMILEKAIQAFNAAEAARRARELVRRKSVLESSTLPGKLADCSSRDPAESEIYIVEGDSAGGSAKQGRDRRFQAILPLRGKILNIEKTDDAKIYKNTEIQALITALGLGIKGEDFDVKNLRYHRVVIMTDADVDGAHIRTLLLTFFYRYQKELVEGGYIYIACPPLYKVERGKKHNYCYNESELQKTIDGFGEKANYNIQRFKGLGEMMPQQLWETTMDPTTRTMKRVEIEDALEADRIFTILMGDKVAPRREFIETHSAELDMTALDI from the coding sequence ATGAGCGAAGCCGCGAAAGTACAGGCGGCCTACGGTGCCGAACAGATTCAGGTGCTGGAGGGTCTTGAGCCCGTCCGCAAACGCCCTGGGATGTACATCGGCTCCACGGGGCCGAGGGGTTTGCATCACCTGGTGTACGAGGTGGTCGATAACTCCGTCGATGAAGCGTTGGCGGGGCACTGCAACGAAATCCAGGTGGTGCTGGCTCAGGACGGCTCTGCCTGCATCACTGACAATGGTCGTGGTATTCCCACCGATGTGCACCCGCGCACGGGCAAAAGTGCGCTGGAAACGGTGCTCACCGTGCTGCACGCCGGCGGCAAGTTCGGCGCCGGTGGTTACAAGGTGTCCGGCGGCCTGCACGGCGTTGGCGTTTCGGTGGTGAATGCCTTGAGTGAATGGGTGGAAGTCACCGTTCGCCGGCAGTCGAAGCTGCATCGCCAGCGCTTTGAGCGGGGTGCTCCGATCGGCAGCTTGGCCTCGGAAGACCAACCGGCCGATGAAGGCGGGCGCACTGGCACCAGTGTGCGCTTCAAGCCCGATATTGAGATCTTCACGGGCGGCATCGTTTTTGATTACGCCACTCTTTCGGCCCGATTGCGCGAGCTGGCTTACCTCAACGGTGGGGTTCGCATTGTGTTCCGCGATGAGCGCGAGTCGGCACGCGATGCCGAAGGCAACGCTCACGAGGAGGTCTACTTCTACGAAGGCGGCATCAAGGAATATGTCGCTTACATGAATGCCGAGAAAGATGCTCTGCATCCCGAGATCATTTATGTGAACGCCGAAAAGGATGGCGTTTCCGTCGAAGCGGCACTGCAGTGGTGCGTGGATGCTTACTCCGACAGCATCCTCGGCTTTGCTAACAACATCCGCACCGTCGATGGCGGCACTCACATCGAGGGTCTGAAGACCGTGCTCACCCGCACGCTCAACACCTTTGCCCGCAAGCGCGGCAAGCGCAAGGATTCCGATTCCAATCTCGCTGGAGAGAACATCCGCGAGGGCCTTACCGCCGTGCTCTCGGTCAAGGTGCCGGAGCCTGAATTTGAAGGCCAGACCAAAACGAAGCTGGGCAACACCGAGGTTCGCGGCATCGTCGACAGCCTGGTGGGTGAGGCTTTGAGCCAATACCTGGAATTCAATCCGGGCGTGATCGACATGATCCTGGAGAAGGCGATCCAGGCCTTCAACGCCGCTGAAGCTGCTCGCCGTGCCCGCGAGCTGGTGCGCCGCAAGAGCGTGCTGGAAAGTTCAACTTTGCCCGGCAAATTGGCCGATTGCAGCTCCCGCGATCCGGCCGAATCCGAGATCTACATCGTGGAGGGCGACTCCGCTGGTGGATCCGCCAAACAGGGCCGGGATCGGCGTTTCCAGGCAATCCTTCCTTTGCGCGGCAAGATCCTCAACATCGAGAAAACCGACGACGCCAAGATCTACAAGAACACAGAGATTCAGGCGCTCATTACAGCTCTTGGTTTGGGCATCAAAGGAGAAGACTTTGATGTGAAGAATCTGCGTTACCACCGCGTCGTGATCATGACTGACGCCGATGTGGATGGTGCGCACATTCGCACCCTGCTGCTCACATTCTTCTATCGCTATCAGAAAGAGTTGGTGGAAGGTGGCTACATCTACATTGCTTGTCCGCCCCTCTACAAAGTGGAGCGAGGTAAGAAGCACAATTACTGCTACAACGAATCCGAGTTGCAGAAAACCATCGACGGGTTCGGTGAGAAAGCCAACTACAACATCCAGCGATTTAAGGGTCTGGGTGAAATGATGCCCCAGCAATTGTGGGAAACCACAATGGATCCCACTACCCGCACCATGAAGCGGGTGGAGATCGAAGACGCTCTGGAAGCGGATCGCATCTTCACGATCCTGATGGGCGACAAGGTGGCTCCCCGCCGCGAGTTCATCGAAACCCACAGCGCTGAGCTCGACATGACAGCGCTCGACATTTGA
- a CDS encoding SH3 domain-containing protein: MNRSAAAMLRWSWLLGVALLGPAALPAGGAERRLPQVRRHQAGGSLLSGDRWTLLASPRVAAPALRRLEVGTPLHLLRHWRSDDGRDWIQVKVSSGSALPMAVDGQRGWIHG, encoded by the coding sequence ATGAATCGCTCAGCTGCCGCGATGCTGCGCTGGAGCTGGTTGCTTGGCGTAGCGCTGCTCGGTCCTGCTGCTCTTCCGGCGGGCGGTGCGGAGCGCCGCTTGCCGCAGGTGCGTCGTCACCAGGCCGGTGGGTCGCTACTCAGCGGTGATCGTTGGACGTTACTGGCCAGCCCGCGCGTGGCGGCCCCGGCATTGCGTCGCCTTGAGGTGGGCACACCTCTGCATTTGCTGCGCCACTGGCGCAGCGATGATGGCCGTGACTGGATTCAGGTGAAAGTATCCAGTGGCTCAGCTTTGCCCATGGCTGTGGATGGGCAGCGCGGATGGATCCATGGCTGA